A genomic region of Arachis hypogaea cultivar Tifrunner chromosome 5, arahy.Tifrunner.gnm2.J5K5, whole genome shotgun sequence contains the following coding sequences:
- the LOC140173256 gene encoding probable inactive receptor kinase At5g16590 has protein sequence MFFSYNDAGGTPVNWKTRSAIALGAARGVACLHSHGPTSSYGNIKSSNILLTKSFEARVSDFGLAHLALPTVTPNCISGYCAPEVVDSRKVSQKADVYSFGILLLELLTEKAAPTHSSLNEDRFTWRA, from the coding sequence atgtttttttcATATAACGACGCCGGAGGAACTCCCGTAAATTGGAAAACAAGGTCTGCCATTGCCCTTGGCGCTGCTCGTGGGGTCGCATGCCTACATTCACACGGACCAACATCCTCGTATGGAAACATCAAATCCTCAAATATCCTTCTCACCAAATCATTTGAAGCTCGTGTCTCCGACTTTGGCCTTGCTCATCTTGCTCTCCCGACCGTCACACCCAACTGTATTTCCGGCTATTGTGCCCCAGAGGTCGTTGACTCTCGCAAAGTATCACAAAAGGCAGACGTCTACAGCTTTGGTATACTGCTCTTGGAACTCCTAACGGAGAAGGCGGCTCCCACTCATTCCTCACTGAATGAAGATAGGTTTACTTGGAGAGCATAG
- the LOC112802279 gene encoding uncharacterized protein, which yields MHHHAKTDSEVTSVATSSPARSPPRRPLYYVQSPSRDSHDGEKTATSASFHSTPLLSPAASPPRASTTRSNSNSNLNGKSTIKDHRHHHRSHNNKAWNSHIDAIDEEDLLYGDDRHDKTLPRRCYVLAFVLGFLVLFSFFSLILWGASRPMKPKISVKSIKFDHLRVQAGSDATGVATDMITMNSTLKFTYRNTGTFFGIHASATPLDLSYSDIVIASGNMKEFYQSRKSQRLVSVSVMGNKIPLYGSGNSLSSTTGVPTVPVPLKLSFVVRSRAYVLGKLVKPKYYKRVNCSITLDPKKLNALISLKKSCTYDD from the exons atgCATCATCATGCAAAGACAGACTCAGAGGTAACAAGCGTTGCAACTTCATCGCCGGCGAGATCACCGCCGCGCCGCCCTCTCTACTACGTCCAGAGCCCTTCAAGGGACTCCCACGACGGCGAGAAGACTGCCACGTCAGCTTCCTTCCACTCCACGCCTCTCCTGAGCCCCGCCGCGTCACCTCCACGCGCCTCCACCACTCGCAGCAACAGCAACAGCAACCTCAACGGCAAGAGCACCATCAAGgaccaccgccaccaccaccgGAGCCACAACAACAAGGCCTGGAACAGCCACATCGATGCCATTGACGAAGAAGACCTTCTCTACGGCGACGATCGACACGATAAAACTCTCCCTCGCCGCTGCTATGTTCTAGCTTTTGTTCTTGGCTTCCTTGTTCTCTTCAGCTTCTTCTCTCTCATACTTTGGGGTGCCAGCAGACCCATGAAGCCCAAGATTTCCGTCaag AGCATAAAGTTCGACCATCTTAGAGTCCAAGCTGGTTCAGATGCTACTGGTGTGGCCACTGACATGATCACTATGAATTCTACACTCAAGTTCACATATCGCAACACTGGCACCTTCTTTGGGATCCATGCATCTGCAACACCTTTGGATCTCTCCTATTCAGATATTGTTATTGCTTCCGGCAAT ATGAAGGAGTTTTATCAATCTAGGAAGAGTCAAAGGTTGGTGAGTGTTTCAGTTATGGGCAACAAGATCCCTCTCTATGGAAGTGGTAATAGCTTGAGTAGTACAACGGGTGTTCCAACTGTGCCAGTGCCATTGAAACTTAGCTTTGTGGTGAGATCTAGAGCCTATGTTCTTGGGAAATTGGTGAAGCCAAAGTACTACAAGAGGGTTAATTGTTCCATCACTTTGGACCCCAAGAAGCTCAATGCCCTAATTTCTCTCAAGAAGTCTTGCACATATGACGATTGA